From the Bombus vancouverensis nearcticus chromosome 3, iyBomVanc1_principal, whole genome shotgun sequence genome, one window contains:
- the LOC143302500 gene encoding uncharacterized protein LOC143302500, whose translation MTDTVKRNPCSPSPCGPNSVCREINEQPVCSCVAGFLGAPPTCRPECTVSSDCPLSEACTNQKCVNPCPGSCGFRATCNVVNHNPICSCPSELTGDPFVQCVLRPPEPVVPQNPCEPSPCGPNAECRVVNDAPSCSCSPEFIGTPPNCRPECISNSECSGHMACMNQKCRDPCPGSCGANAECRVVSHTPMCVCPSDYTGDPFTQCTPRPPVAVNISPCTPSPCGFNAICKEQNGIGSCSCSPDYIGNPYEGCRPECVVDTDCSSTLSCIRSKCQDPCPGTCGTNTECKVINHRPACTCIQGYSGNPFQYCTLMRELENKPTYKDPCNPSPCGPNSQCRVVNDQGVCSCLPEYTGVPPMCRPECVLNSECPQDRACINQKCVDPCPASCGTFATCVVRNHSPICACRQSYTGDPFTRCFPIPQATPPTALEVTQPCLPSPCGPNSECRVVNGGPSCQCRPSYIGSPPNCRPECTVNSDCSPSQACMRAKCGDPCPGSCGSNAQCTVLNHVPICSCFEGYTGDPFSNCHPAPVKPTEPTVTDPCTPSPCGPNARCDNGICTCLSEYQGDPYVGCRPECVLNTDCPQNRACLRNKCVDPCPGTCGVNAECLVYNHVPMCSCPNGMVGNAFVQCTILQGIDQ comes from the exons ATGACAGATACTGTAAAGAGGAATCCTTGTTCGCCGTCACCCTGTGGACCAAATAGCGTGTGTAGAGAGATCAATGAACAGCCAGTGTGTTCCTGCGTAGCAGGATTCCTGGGTGCACCACCTACCTGTAGACCAGAATGTACAGTCAGTTCAGATTGTCCTTTATCAGAAGCTTGTACCAACCAGAAATGTGTCAATCCCTGTCCCGGTTCATGTGGATTCAGAGCTACTTGTAACGTTGTCAATCATAATCCTATATGCAGTTGTCCATCAGAACTCACTGGCGATCCATTTGTTCAGTGTGTTCTACGAC CACCCGAGCCCGTGGTGCCACAAAACCCATGCGAACCTTCTCCATGCGGACCCAATGCAGAATGCAGAGTGGTCAATGACGCTCCCTCTTGCTCTTGTTCGCCGGAATTCATAGGCACACCTCCCAATTGTAGACCCGAATGTATCAGTAACAGCGAATGTTCTGGTCACATGGCGTGTATGAATCAGAAATGTAGAGACCCTTGTCCGGGATCCTGTGGCGCTAACGCCGAATGTCGCGTTGTCAGTCACACACCTATGTGTGTGTGTCCGAGCGACTATACCGGTGATCCCTTCACTCAATGTACACCTAGACCAC CTGTCGCTGTGAATATTTCTCCATGCACTCCTTCGCCATGTGGCTTCAACGCGATATGCAAAGAACAAAACGGTATAGGTTCGTGTTCCTGTTCGCCCGATTACATTGGCAACCCTTACGAAGGTTGTCGTCCTGAATGTGTCGTTGATACGGACTGTTCATCTACCTTGAGCTGTATACGTTCTAAATGTCAAGATCCTTGTCCAGGCACTTGTGGAACGAACACAGAGTGCAAGGTTATCAATCATCGTCCTGCGTGCACGTGTATTCAAGGTTACAGTGGAAATCCCTTCCAATACTGCACCTTGATGCGTGAATTAG AAAATAAACCGACGTACAAGGACCCATGCAATCCCTCACCTTGCGGACCAAACAGTCAATGTCGAGTAGTAAATGATCAAGGGGTTTGTTCCTGTCTGCCAGAATATACAGGCGTACCTCCAATGTGCCGACCTGAGTGCGTTCTAAACTCAGAGTGTCCTCAAGATCGTGCATGTATTAACCAGAAATGCGTGGACCCGTGTCCAGCTTCTTGTGGTACATTTGCTACATGCGTGGTCAGGAATCACAGTCCAATCTGTGCATGTAGACAATCATACACGGGGGATCCCTTCACCAGATGCTTCCCTATTCCAC AAGCTACGCCTCCTACAGCACTCGAAGTTACACAACCATGTTTGCCTTCTCCTTGCGGTCCAAATTCAGAATGTCGTGTGGTTAATGGTGGGCCATCTTGTCAATGTCGACCATCTTATATTGGAAGTCCTCCAAACTGTCGTCCAGAGTGTACAGTGAATTCTGATTGTTCTCCTAGTCAGGCTTGCATGAGAGCAAAATGCGGAGACCCTTGCCCAGGTTCTTGTGGATCTAATGCTCAGTGCACTGTACTCAATCACGTTCCTATATGTTCCTGCTTCGAAGGATACACGGGAGATCCTTTCAGTAACTGTCATCCTGCTCCCGTTAAGCCAA CTGAACCCACTGTTACTGACCCTTGTACACCATCGCCTTGTGGTCCCAATGCACGTTGTGACAATGGAATTTGTACATGCCTATCAGAATATCAGGGTGATCCATACGTAGGTTGTCGTCCAGAATGTGTACTGAATACGGACTGTCCTCAGAATAGAGCTTGTTTAAGAAACAAGTGCGTTGATCCTTGTCCTGGTACATGTGGTGTCAATGCAGAATGTTTAGTATACAATCACGTGCCCATGTGCAGTTGTCCTAATGGAATGGTTGGGAACGCATTCGTTCAGTGCACAATTCTTCAAGGTATAGATCAATGA